A stretch of the Medicago truncatula cultivar Jemalong A17 chromosome 5, MtrunA17r5.0-ANR, whole genome shotgun sequence genome encodes the following:
- the LOC11416513 gene encoding GBF-interacting protein 1-like, producing the protein MSGSGFKASIPNSVKKTIQNIKEITGNHSDEDIYAMLKECSMDPNETTQKLLLQDTFHEVKRKKDRKKEILNNREHVEPRGRPGTHGRGPRGGRGNFSPHDTTGRKASVTGKDSGALLPSEKVAPHLSASQEIVYKGKSSGTSSAPIIANGPTNMASGTISGVGPSPSSAGNGDIMVQSSGNNNNNDVHSASPSDKSNQVATDASGTGPASSSAVHFSSSDPVLVPSDNSWFPGAAGAIRREVGSQHSLGESNAVTSAKNKLTAASETGSSAVQGKIQDKSQGVAKNHGNEIPSPSTPVTHGSPSVSRPSSNYNNRSQQQVGSQKVGSNKEWKPKPTNTSNQNSGPVIVSEAPPVSAEVTRQLQSVSSALDTEEAASKLQKKLEDFHIPQRQHVILPNHIIVPDSEKNKFCFGSLGVNFGVNTTIDVSGPDSEKSSTPLSETSQDIEETVEEQHSSQNGVVTSEVGDYPDHPQSPSNVPVNLESSEVDGSSSAIQEFNESKQDTALPPEGHQYPGMHVSPNYGFGFVPPMSGTQLTSFDNSESQTRDVSRLPSFIVQPQVDPSYYAQFYRPGADSDGRVSPFASAGATTKYNSNVAVLPTPNSQTPQEGGILSNAGQTPIATQAAGLMQSSIPVTQQPLPVYRPGVQLSHYPPNYIPYGHYFSPFYVQPPAMHQYLGNGAFPQQPQASTVYPPPPAVAAPGMKYPLPPFKPGTNAANPAHLVMPNTFGIYGSSPAGYNHNSATTAGNSASNEDLGSSQFKENNVYISGQQSEGSAVWVAAPGRDMNNLPTSSFYNLPPQGQHMTFAPTQAGHGPFTSIYHPAQAVTAATVHPLLQQSQTMAGAVDMVGQGGNVYQQPQHAQMNWPSNY; encoded by the exons atgaGTGGTAGTGGGTTTAAGGCTTCAATTCCAAACAGTGTGAAGAAAACGATCCAGAATATCAAAGAGATCACAGGGAATCATAGTGATGAAGATATCTATGCAATGCTTAAAGAATGTTCTATGGATCCCAATGAAACCACTCAGAAGCTTCTCCTTCAGG ACACATTCCATGAggtcaaaagaaagaaagacagAAAAAAGGAG ATTCTCAACAACAGAGAACATGTGGAACCACGTGGGAGACCTGGCACTCACGGACGGGGGCCTAGGGGTGGTCGGGGAAATTTTTCACCTCACG ATACTACTGGAAGAAAAGCTTCTGTGACAGGGAAAGATAGTGGAGCTCTTCTACCCTCTGAGAAAGTTGCGCCGCATTTATCAGCTTCTCAAGAGATAGTATATAAAGGGAAAAGTTCTGGAACAAG CTCTGCACCCATTATTGCTAATGGTCCCACAAACATGGCTTCTGGAACTATTAGTGGTGTGGGTCCTTCCCCTTCATCTGCTGGAAACGGAGACATAATGGTTCAATCTTCTggcaataataataacaatgatgTGCATAGTGCTTCACCTTCCGATAAATCAAATCAAGTTGCAACAGATGCTTCTGGAACTGGGCCGGCATCGTCATCGGCTGTTCACTTCTCTTCTTCTGATCCAGTATTGGTTCCATCTGATAATTCATGGTTTCCTGGTGCTGCTGGTGCAATTAGGCGCGAAGTGGGAAGTCAGCACTCTCTTGGGGAATCAAATGCTGTTACTTCAGCCAAGAACAAATTAACTGCGG CTTCTGAGACCGGCAGCTCTGCTGTGCAAGGAAAGATTCAAGATAAATCCCAGGGAGTGGCAAAGAATCATGGCAACGAGATACCCTCTCCATCAACACCAGTAACTCATGGAAGCCCTTCAGTTAGTCGCCCTTCTTCTAATTATAATAACCGGTCGCAACAACAAGTTGGCTCTCAGAAAG TTGGTTCTAATAAGGAATGGAAACCGAAGCCAACCAATACATCTAATCAGAATTCTGGACCTGTTATTGTATCAGAAGCTCCTCCTGTTTCAGCTGAAGTGACTAGGCAGTTACAGTCCGTGTCAAGTGCCCTTGACACTGAAGAAGCAGCTTCAAAACTGCAGAAGAAGCTGGAGGATTTTCATATTCCACAGCGTCAACATGTTATACTTCCAAATCATATCATAGTACCTGATTCTGAGAAGAACAAGTTTTGCTTTGGAAGTTTGGGAGTCAATTTTGGAGTTAATACAACAATCGATGTTAGTGGCCCAGATAGTGAAAAGAGCTCCACACCACTTTCtgaaacatctcaggatattgAAGAAACTGTGGAGGAGCAGCACTCGAG TCAAAATGGTGTGGTTACGTCTGAGGTGGGAGACTATCCTGACCACCCACAATCACCCAGCAACGTACCTGTGAATTTAGAATCGAGTGAGGTTGATGGGTCATCCAGTGCTATTCAGGAGTTTAATGAGTCTAAGCAAGACACTGCTTTGCCGCCCGAAGGTCATCAATACCCGGGCATGCATGTTTCTCCAAACTACGGTTTTGGTTTTGTGCCCCCAATGTCGGGTACTCAGCTCACATCATTTGACAATTCTGAGTCTCAGACACGTGATGTTTCTCGGCTTCCAAGCTTTATT GTCCAACCACAAGTGGATCCTAGTTATTATGCCCAATTTTACCGGCCAGGTGCTGATAGTGATGGTCGTGTTTCTCCTTTTGCTTCTGCTGGGGCTACCACCAAGTACAACAGCAATGTTGCGGTGCTGCCTACACCAAATTCTCAAACTCCTCAAGAG ggaggtattttgtcCAACGCAGGTCAAACACCAATTGCGACTCAAGCAGCAGGACTAATGCAAAGCTCAATACCTGTTACGCAGCAGCCCCTCCCTGTCTATCGGCCGGGGGTTCAATTATCTCATTACCCTCCAAACTACATTCCTTATGGTCACtatttttcaccattttatGTCCAACCTCCAGCAATGCACCAATATTTGGGTAATGGTGCATTTCCTCAACAACCTCAGGCCAGCACTGTATATCCACCTCCCCCAGCTGTGGCAGCCCCAGGAATGAAATATCCTCTTCCACCATTCAAACCTGGAACAAATGCAGCAAACCCTGCACACCTTGTTATGCCAAACACTTTTGGAATATATGGTTCCTCTCCAGCTGGTTATAATCATAACTCTGCAACAACTGCCGGGAATTCAGCCTCTAACGAGGATCTTGGTTCTTCTCAATTCAAGGAAAATAATGTATACATCAGTGGACAGCAG AGCGAAGGTTCAGCAGTGTGGGTGGCTGCACCTGGCCGAGACATGAATAACTTGCCCACCAGTTCATTCTACAACCTTCCACCTCAAGGTCAGCACATGACTTTCGCCCCAACTCAGGCTGGCCACGGCCCTTTTACAAGCATCTATCACCCTGCACAAGCAGTGACAGCTGCAACAGTCCATCCGCTGTTACAGCAATCTCAGACAATGGCAGGAGCAGTTGATATGGTAGGACAAGGTGGAAATGTTTATCAGCAACCTCAACATGCACAGATGAATTGGCCAAGCAATTACTAG